A DNA window from Streptomyces asoensis contains the following coding sequences:
- a CDS encoding RNA polymerase sigma factor, which translates to MSASTSRTLPPEIAESVSVMALIERGKAEGQIAGDDVRRAFEADQIPATQWKNVLRSLNQILEEEGVTLMVSAAEPKRTRKSVAAKSPAKRTATKSVAAKAVTTRKATAPAAPATPAAPAVDDSAEEAAPAKKAAAKKTTAKKTVAKKTVAKKTAAKKTTAGKDDAEAVEEEVLEDVKPGEEEEEGTENKGFVLSDDDEDDAPAQQVAVAGATADPVKDYLKQIGKVPLLNAEQEVELAKRIEAGLFAEDKLANADKLAPKLKRELEIIAEDGRRAKNHLLEANLRLVVSLAKRYTGRGMLFLDLIQEGNLGLIRAVEKFDYTKGYKFSTYATWWIRQAITRAMADQARTIRIPVHMVEVINKLARVQRQMLQDLGREPTPEELAKELDMTPEKVIEVQKYGREPISLHTPLGEDGDSEFGDLIEDSEAVVPADAVSFTLLQEQLHSVLDTLSEREAGVVSMRFGLTDGQPKTLDEIGKVYGVTRERIRQIESKTMSKLRHPSRSQVLRDYLD; encoded by the coding sequence GTGTCGGCCAGCACATCCCGTACGCTCCCGCCGGAGATCGCCGAGTCCGTCTCTGTCATGGCGCTCATTGAGCGGGGAAAGGCTGAGGGGCAGATCGCCGGCGACGATGTGCGTCGGGCCTTCGAAGCTGACCAGATTCCGGCCACTCAGTGGAAGAACGTACTGCGCAGCCTCAACCAGATCCTCGAGGAAGAGGGTGTGACGCTGATGGTCAGTGCCGCGGAGCCCAAGCGCACCCGAAAGAGCGTCGCAGCGAAGAGTCCGGCCAAGCGCACCGCCACCAAGTCGGTCGCGGCCAAGGCGGTGACCACGAGGAAGGCCACCGCTCCGGCTGCCCCGGCCACCCCTGCCGCTCCCGCCGTCGACGATTCCGCAGAGGAAGCCGCCCCCGCCAAGAAGGCGGCTGCCAAGAAGACCACCGCCAAGAAGACGGTCGCGAAGAAGACCGTCGCCAAGAAGACGGCGGCCAAGAAGACCACCGCCGGCAAGGACGACGCCGAGGCCGTTGAGGAAGAGGTCCTCGAGGACGTCAAGCCCGGCGAAGAGGAAGAGGAAGGGACCGAGAACAAGGGTTTCGTCCTCTCCGACGACGACGAGGACGACGCGCCGGCCCAGCAGGTCGCCGTCGCCGGCGCCACCGCCGACCCGGTCAAGGACTACCTCAAGCAGATCGGCAAGGTCCCGCTGCTCAACGCCGAGCAGGAGGTCGAGCTCGCCAAGCGCATCGAGGCCGGTCTGTTCGCCGAGGACAAGCTGGCCAACGCCGACAAGCTCGCTCCCAAGCTCAAGCGCGAGCTGGAGATCATCGCGGAGGACGGCCGCCGCGCCAAGAACCACCTCCTGGAGGCCAACCTCCGTCTGGTGGTCTCCCTGGCCAAGCGCTACACCGGCCGCGGCATGCTCTTCCTGGACCTCATCCAGGAGGGCAACCTCGGTCTGATCCGCGCGGTCGAGAAGTTCGACTACACCAAGGGCTACAAGTTCTCCACGTACGCCACCTGGTGGATCCGTCAGGCGATCACCCGCGCCATGGCCGACCAGGCCCGCACCATCCGTATCCCGGTGCACATGGTCGAGGTCATCAACAAGCTTGCGCGCGTGCAGCGCCAGATGCTCCAGGACCTGGGCCGCGAGCCCACCCCGGAGGAGCTGGCCAAGGAACTCGACATGACCCCCGAGAAGGTCATCGAGGTCCAGAAGTACGGCCGCGAGCCCATCTCGCTGCACACCCCGCTCGGCGAGGACGGCGACAGCGAGTTCGGTGACCTCATCGAGGACTCCGAGGCCGTCGTGCCGGCCGACGCGGTCAGCTTCACGCTCCTCCAGGAGCAGCTGCACTCCGTCCTGGACACCCTGTCCGAGCGCGAGGCGGGCGTCGTCTCCATGCGGTTCGGTCTCACCGACGGTCAGCCGAAGACCCTCGACGAGATCGGCAAGGTCTACGGCGTGACGCGCGAGCGCATCCGTCAGATCGAGTCCAAGACCATGTCGAAGCTGCGCCACCCGTCCCGCTCCCAGGTGCTGCGCGACTACCTCGACTAG
- a CDS encoding serine protease: protein MRRPLVRALARPLILAAAAMAIPLASAAPAASDGVVVGGFPVDVSQSPWTVALSSRDRFGGTRSGQFCGGVAVGPTTVLTAAHCMGEDVLGAPPGQLADLKVVAGRTDLYEDTGEEISVRRVYVNPGYDSSSNAGDFAVLTLARSLPAGAVIGMAAEGDPAYAAGTEAVVYGWGDVTGFGAYARTLRAARVHVLADAQCEQAYPGTTDGTYDARSMVCAGEARGGKDACQGDSGGPLVAQGRVIGLVSWGSGCGRPGSPGVYTRVSDVVRTLGWAPASEGAATASEGTVSTAKPAAGV, encoded by the coding sequence ATGCGTCGTCCCCTTGTCCGGGCCCTGGCCCGGCCGTTGATCCTGGCGGCCGCTGCAATGGCCATACCCTTGGCCTCCGCCGCCCCTGCGGCCTCCGACGGCGTCGTGGTGGGGGGCTTCCCGGTCGACGTCTCCCAGAGCCCCTGGACGGTCGCGCTGTCCAGCCGTGACCGGTTCGGAGGTACGCGCTCGGGGCAGTTCTGCGGAGGCGTGGCCGTCGGCCCGACCACCGTGCTCACCGCGGCCCACTGCATGGGCGAGGACGTGCTGGGAGCGCCGCCGGGCCAGCTGGCCGACCTGAAGGTCGTCGCGGGCCGTACGGACCTCTACGAGGACACCGGGGAGGAGATCTCCGTGCGCCGTGTCTACGTGAACCCGGGCTACGACAGTTCCAGTAACGCCGGGGACTTCGCCGTGCTGACCCTGGCCAGGTCACTCCCAGCCGGCGCGGTCATCGGCATGGCCGCCGAGGGTGATCCCGCCTACGCGGCCGGTACGGAAGCCGTCGTCTACGGCTGGGGCGATGTCACCGGGTTCGGCGCCTACGCCCGCACCCTGCGGGCGGCCCGGGTGCACGTGCTCGCCGACGCGCAGTGCGAGCAGGCCTATCCCGGCACCACGGACGGGACCTACGACGCGCGGAGCATGGTGTGCGCCGGGGAGGCGCGCGGCGGCAAGGACGCCTGCCAGGGCGACAGCGGCGGACCGCTTGTCGCCCAGGGCCGCGTCATCGGGCTGGTCTCCTGGGGCAGCGGCTGCGGACGTCCGGGGAGCCCCGGGGTCTACACGCGCGTGTCGGACGTCGTACGGACGCTGGGCTGGGCGCCCGCGTCCGAGGGGGCCGCGACGGCGTCCGAGGGGACCGTGAGCACCGCCAAGCCCGCCGCGGGCGTCTGA
- a CDS encoding FadR/GntR family transcriptional regulator — translation MSTLAHTMMTAARSADSGLAGPGELDRYPFTEAPVTERVGAPVWESAEPELGRVGRRAAGNRGRGLHGQLVQQLGQMIVSGDLGADRPLVPEEIGQRFEVSRTVVRESLRVLEAKGLVSARPNVGTRVRPVSDWNLLDPDIIEWRAFGPQRDDQRRELSELRWTIEPLAARLAAGHGRADIQQRLSDMVEIMGHAMAQGDALTYSRADAEFHSLLIQVAGNRMLEHLSGIVSSALQVSGGPVTGCDRPNDASLAHHGRIADALAAGDGAAAETAMRQLLTVHPEVERVVPAPREH, via the coding sequence CTCCGGTCTGGCCGGCCCGGGCGAACTCGACCGCTACCCCTTCACCGAGGCCCCCGTGACCGAACGCGTCGGAGCCCCTGTGTGGGAGTCCGCGGAACCCGAACTGGGCCGAGTGGGCCGCCGCGCCGCGGGCAACCGTGGGCGCGGGCTGCACGGCCAACTCGTCCAGCAGCTGGGTCAGATGATCGTATCGGGGGACCTCGGCGCCGACCGACCGCTCGTGCCCGAGGAGATCGGTCAGCGCTTCGAGGTGTCCCGCACCGTCGTCCGCGAGTCGCTGCGGGTCCTCGAGGCGAAGGGCCTGGTCAGCGCCCGGCCGAACGTCGGCACGCGCGTGCGTCCCGTGAGCGACTGGAACCTACTGGACCCGGACATCATCGAGTGGCGCGCCTTCGGACCCCAGCGGGACGACCAGCGGCGCGAGCTCAGCGAGCTGCGCTGGACGATCGAGCCGCTGGCCGCCCGTCTCGCGGCGGGACACGGGCGCGCCGACATCCAGCAGCGGCTGTCCGACATGGTCGAGATCATGGGGCACGCCATGGCGCAGGGTGACGCACTCACCTACTCCCGGGCCGACGCCGAGTTCCACTCGCTGCTCATCCAGGTCGCGGGCAACCGCATGCTGGAGCACCTGTCGGGGATCGTCTCGTCGGCGCTCCAGGTCTCCGGCGGGCCCGTCACGGGCTGTGACCGGCCGAATGACGCGTCGCTGGCTCACCACGGTCGGATCGCCGACGCCCTGGCGGCGGGCGACGGCGCCGCGGCCGAGACGGCCATGCGGCAGCTGCTCACCGTCCACCCCGAGGTGGAGCGCGTCGTGCCGGCGCCGCGCGAACACTGA